A single region of the Polyodon spathula isolate WHYD16114869_AA chromosome 12, ASM1765450v1, whole genome shotgun sequence genome encodes:
- the LOC121324241 gene encoding ras and Rab interactor 3-like, whose amino-acid sequence MMMKTSALALETGLPPGTAPEDYDQGGQACEPSSPRNQPLMPGISILEKLIKTCPVWLQLGISPERASEILQREGAGIFLVKKNLNLKKMVLSVRFPDQNGAPHIQDILIKEEKTLLYLEGSVLVFDDIFKLVAFYCVSRDVLPFTLSIPQVIKEATKYEHLETVSSLGSDFWGSSLNRRVDVIKGCTLNSSNSSLQAGQHFSNDASQCSCEIELSIGNDRLWYVNPIFIEEYCNSLPSTAPITRSLTTPNSMQPRYKRPPPIPPRTRTAGELFPSIREAKDPTSTVPSPQREEVKIGQNEEGSNSVTQMAAKMESSVVEIKPQNNFRIPPVPPRRRLSEKFSEEAAVKEEITLLVENQGDQVPVATLISIEALQETVENIPSPKGEELSKSSPVKEQPAVAQPESVPQNIQAVQQTSKKTAPIPPPRRKKQMMASAKGLNSETSNSTATKEPSQNKLNVSPKSSSTPALTRRSLNLVEVKVSDTSLYSPEGNPPSLDHDSYSTSSTEDDFEHRPAYPVKRQPTIMLDKAKQRLSMVSLPNMFTIFLSADRKIQKKIIELAQDKDSYFGNLVQDYKAFTLESMKKHSSSTEMLQEIRQMMTQLKCYLIQSTELQGLEETAGYSDDRLEAVIEAALCKSVLKPLKESIYTGLKEIHTNNSSLKSLKENQQVVLNTTTTDLGVTTSVPETPVMEKIQQKFTSMHQAYSPEKKIATLLKTCKIIYESMSIGCPGKPHGADDFLPVLMYVLVRSNLPALLLDVEYMMELMDPTLQLGEGSYYLTTTYGALEHIKNYDKLAVTRQLSLEVQDSIHRWERRRTLNKARVSRSSVQDFINVSFNEAGSNTKTLGTRPDTTAQDLCRQCAEKFEVPEPERYGLCVLVDGIYQQLGPQELPLAVKAMFHHSEPRKEYYFVYKPVSPEEWKNIKPPLKTESLI is encoded by the exons ATGATGATGAAAACATCTGCGCTAGCTTTGGAAACCGGACTCCCTCCAGG GACGGCCCCAGAAGATTATGACCAGGGTGGCCAGGCCTGTGAACCTTCATCTCCCAGGAATCAGCCTCTCATGCCTGGAATCAGCATCCTGGAGAAACTCATCAAGACCTGCCCCGTGTGGCTTCAGCTAGGCATCAGTCCTGAGAGAGCCTCCGAGATCCTGCAGCGAGAGGGAGCTGGG ATTTTTCTGGTGAAGAAGAATTTGAATCTCAAGAAAATGGTTCTTTCTGTTCGTTTCCCAGACCAGAATGGAGCGCCACACATCCAAGACATTCTCATCAAAGAAGAAAAGACAT TGCTCTATCTGGAAGGTTCTGTCCTTGTGTTcgatgacatttttaaattggttgCCTTCTACTGTGTCAGCAG AGATGTGCTGCCGTTTACTCTAAGCATACCCCAGGTAATAAAAGAGGCAACGAAGTATGAACATCTTGAGACTGTATCAAGCCTTGGATCAG ATTTCTGGGGTTCTTCCCTCAACCGAAGAGTTGATGTTATCAAGGGCTGTACCCTCAACAGCAGCAACAGTAGCCTTCAAGCTGGCCAGCATTTCTCTAATGATGCAAGTCAATGCTCATGTGAGATTGAGCTGTCCATAGGAAATGACAGGCTGTGGTATGTAAATCCTATTTTTATCGAAGAGTATTGCAACAGCCTGCCTTCAACTGCACCTATTACAAGAAGCCTGACTACTCCAAATTCAATGCAGCCCAGATACAAGAGACCTCCTCCCATACCGCCCAGAACTCGGACAGCAGGAGAGCTGTTTCCTAGCATAAGGGAAGCTAAGGACCCAACTTCTACAGTTCCTAGCCCACAAAGGGAAGAGGTGAAAATTGGGCAGAATGAAGAAGGAAGCAACAGCGTGACACAAATGGCTGCGAAGATGGAAAGCAGCGTGGTAGAAATCAAGCCCCAAAATAATTTTCGGATACCTCCAGTTCCTCCAAGAAGGCGATTGTCTGAAAAGTTCTCTGAAGAGGCTGCTGTCAAAGAGGAAATTACCCTGTTAGTGGAGAATCAAGGTGATCAAGTACCTGTTGCTACTTTGATCAGTATTGAAGCCCTGCAAGAGACTGTGGAAAACATCCCTTCTCCCAAAGGAGAGGAACTGTCTAAGTCAAGCCCAGTTAAGGAGCAGCCTGCTGTTGCACAACCTGAAAGTGTTCCTCAAAACATTCAGGCAGTCCAGCAGACATCTAAAAAAACAGCCCCAATTCCCCCGCCAAGGAGGAAGAAACAAATGATGGCCAGTGCAAAGGGACTGAATTCAGAGACTTCAAACTCAACAGCAACGAAAGAGCcatcacaaaacaaactaaacGTCTCTCCTAAAAGCTCAAGCACCCCTGCTCTGACGCGGAGGTCCTTGAATTTGGTCGAAGTCAAGGTTTCAGACACCTCCCTCTACTCACCAGAAGGAAATCCACCTTCTTTGGACCATGACTCTTATTCCACAAGCAGCACGGAAGACGATTTTGAGCACAGACCTGCGTATCCTGTGAAGAGACAACCCACCATCATGCTGGACAAGGCCAAGCAACGCCTCTCCATGGTCAGCCTTCCCAACATGTTCACCATCTTCCTGTCTGCTGACCGCAAGATCCAGAAGAAGATCATAGAGCTGGCACAGGATAAGGACTCCTACTTTGGGAACCTGGTGCAGGATTACAAAGCCTTCACCCTGGAAAGTATGAAGAAACATTCCTCCAGTACTGAGATGTTGCAGGAGATCCGGCAGATGATGACGCAGCTGAAGTGCTATTTAATACAGAGCACAGAGCTGCAGGGACTGGAGGAGACTGCTGGTTATTCCGACGACAGATTAG AAGCTGTCATTGAGGCTGCGTTGTGCAAAAGCGTCCTGAAACCTCTAAAGGAGTCCATTTACACAGGCTTGAAGGAAATCCATACGAATAATTCATCTCTGAAGAGTCTCAAGGAGAACCAGCAAGTCGTTCTCAACACCACCACTACAGACCTGGGGGTGACCACCAGTGTGCCGGAGACCCCCGTCATGGAGAAGATCCAGCAGAAGTTTACATCCATGCACCAGGCCTACTCCCCAGAGAAGAAGATAGCTACCCTACTGAAGACATGCAAGATTATCTACGAATCCATGTCCATAGGATGCCCAG GGAAGCCGCATGGTGCTGATGATTTCCTGCCAGTGCTGATGTACGTCCTGGTCCGCAGTAACCTGCCCGCTCTGCTGCTGGATGTGGAGTATATGATGGAGCTAATGGACCCCACGCTGCAGCTCGGAGAAG GCTCTTACTATTTAACCACCACCTACGGTGCCCTGGAGCACATTAAGAATTATGACAAGCTGGCAGTCACTCGGCAGCTCAGCCTGGAGGTCCAGGATTCCATTCACCGCTGGGAGCGCCGCAGAACTCTGAACAAGGCCAGAGTCTCCAGGTCGTCAGTGCAG GATTTTATCAACGTCTCATTCAATGAAGCAGGATCCAACACGAAGACTCTGGGGACACGGCCAGACACCACGGCTCAGGACCTGTGTCGACAGTGTGCCGAGAAATTCGAGGTCCCGGAGCCTGAGAGGTATGGGCTCTGTGTGCTGGTGGATGGGATATACCAACAACTGGGTCCACAGGAGCTGCCTCTCGCAGTCAAGGCCATGTTCCACCACAGCGAGCCCAGGAAAGagtattattttgtatacaagCCTGTGAGCCCTGAGGAGTGGAAAAACATCAAACCACCACTCAAAACTGAGAGCTTGATTTGA